Proteins encoded within one genomic window of Patescibacteria group bacterium:
- the gltX gene encoding glutamate--tRNA ligase: MNKARVRFAPSPTGFVHVGSLLTALYDWLIARQTGGTFILRIEDTDQKRFVPGSVENLLSVLKKVGLNPDEGVMLDKDGKAVQKGKFGPYVQSERLDIYRKYADQLIESGDAYYCFCSEERLTALREEQEKNKQLTRYDGHCRDISLEEAKARVAGGEKYVIRQRVPQDETMIHNDIIRGEVKFPLDSIDDSVLMKSDGFPTYHLAVVVDDHLMEITHVIRAQEWLPSTPKHLLLYRSFGWSAPQFAHMSHLLNKDRSKLSKRQGDVAVEDYLTQGYLPEALLNFLATVGWNEGDGSEQEIYSLDELIRKFSLEKIHKTAAYFDREKLDWINGIYIRNLSVEKLTDLCLPYLESEIKNSKADMTYLRNIIALEQERLKKLADLPGLVSYFFVDLPDYPTEMLVWKKSTAEVTKKNIEMLFDFMFGLKKWDKEHLEKEIIGWIGDNKLTNGEVLWPLRVALTGLEKSPGPFEVAAVLGREKSLARIKSAIESL; encoded by the coding sequence ATGAATAAAGCTCGAGTGAGATTTGCGCCCAGTCCGACTGGTTTTGTCCATGTCGGTAGTTTGTTAACGGCGCTTTATGATTGGTTGATAGCTCGCCAAACCGGCGGTACTTTTATTTTGCGGATTGAAGACACTGATCAAAAACGTTTTGTTCCCGGATCGGTAGAAAATCTTTTGTCAGTGCTGAAAAAAGTCGGTTTAAATCCGGATGAAGGCGTGATGCTTGATAAAGACGGTAAGGCGGTGCAGAAAGGTAAGTTTGGTCCTTATGTTCAGTCGGAGCGCCTAGATATTTACCGGAAATATGCTGACCAGTTGATCGAGTCTGGCGATGCTTATTATTGTTTTTGTAGTGAAGAGAGGTTGACCGCGCTTCGTGAAGAACAGGAAAAAAATAAACAGCTGACTCGTTATGACGGTCATTGCCGTGATATCTCTTTGGAAGAAGCAAAAGCCAGAGTGGCTGGCGGTGAAAAATACGTTATCCGTCAGCGAGTGCCGCAAGATGAGACAATGATTCACAACGATATTATTCGTGGTGAGGTAAAGTTTCCCTTAGATTCTATTGATGATTCGGTGCTGATGAAGTCCGACGGTTTTCCTACTTATCATTTAGCCGTAGTGGTTGATGATCATCTGATGGAAATCACTCATGTTATTCGTGCTCAAGAATGGTTGCCCAGTACACCAAAACATTTACTTTTGTACCGCTCATTTGGTTGGAGCGCGCCGCAGTTTGCTCACATGTCGCATCTGCTTAATAAAGACAGGAGCAAGCTTTCTAAACGTCAGGGGGACGTAGCAGTAGAAGATTACTTAACTCAAGGGTATTTGCCAGAAGCGTTGCTGAATTTTTTGGCTACTGTTGGTTGGAACGAAGGCGATGGCAGCGAGCAGGAAATATATTCGCTTGACGAACTAATCAGGAAGTTTAGCCTAGAAAAAATACACAAAACCGCCGCCTATTTTGACAGGGAAAAATTAGACTGGATCAATGGTATTTATATTCGTAACCTCAGCGTGGAAAAGTTGACCGATTTGTGTTTGCCTTATTTGGAATCGGAAATAAAAAACAGCAAAGCAGACATGACTTATTTGCGCAATATTATTGCCCTAGAACAAGAAAGGTTAAAAAAATTGGCAGACTTACCCGGATTAGTAAGTTACTTTTTTGTTGATTTGCCAGATTATCCGACAGAAATGTTAGTCTGGAAAAAGAGCACAGCCGAAGTAACTAAGAAAAACATCGAGATGCTTTTTGATTTTATGTTTGGCCTCAAAAAATGGGACAAAGAACATTTGGAAAAAGAGATTATTGGCTGGATAGGGGATAATAAACTGACTAACGGCGAAGTGCTTTGGCCGCTTCGCGTAGCTTTAACTGGATTAGAAAAGAGTCCCGGACCGTTTGAAGTAGCGGCCGTACTTGGTAGAGAAAAAAGTTTAGCTAGAATTAAATCCGCTATTGAGTCTTTATAG